The Stenotrophomonas maltophilia genome includes a region encoding these proteins:
- a CDS encoding DsbA family oxidoreductase — MSSVPSPATAAPVVDFFHDVVCGWCFVLAPRLQQVSAELGIQVRHRSFVLQDSRAQMVEVFGSMERAKAIILRHWTDCAAHEDTARIDIEGMRAQDFEYPSGWLGALACQAAGMLGGNDAHGAMFDAVQWAHLHQHRNIGDAEVLLDIAESLGHPRGAFADHMRSDAVRQRVQADRAEAAALGIRSIPTVIGGNGLRLQTLPLPHLRQALAPLVAA; from the coding sequence ATGTCTTCCGTTCCTTCCCCCGCCACCGCCGCGCCGGTGGTCGATTTCTTCCACGACGTGGTCTGCGGCTGGTGCTTCGTGCTGGCCCCGCGCCTGCAGCAGGTCTCGGCCGAACTCGGCATCCAGGTGCGCCACCGCAGCTTCGTGCTGCAGGACTCGCGCGCGCAGATGGTCGAGGTGTTCGGCTCGATGGAGCGCGCCAAGGCGATCATCCTGCGCCACTGGACCGACTGCGCCGCGCATGAAGACACCGCGCGCATCGATATCGAAGGCATGCGCGCACAGGACTTCGAGTATCCGTCCGGCTGGCTCGGCGCACTGGCCTGCCAGGCCGCCGGCATGCTCGGTGGCAACGACGCCCATGGCGCGATGTTTGATGCCGTGCAATGGGCGCACCTGCACCAGCACCGCAACATCGGCGACGCCGAAGTACTGCTGGATATCGCCGAATCGCTGGGCCATCCACGTGGCGCCTTCGCTGACCACATGCGCAGCGACGCAGTACGCCAGCGCGTGCAGGCCGATCGTGCCGAAGCCGCTGCCCTCGGCATCCGTTCCATACCCACCGTGATCGGCGGCAACGGCCTGCGCCTGCAGACCCTGCCGCTGCCACACCTGCGCCAGGCCCTGGCGCCTTTGGTCGCGGCCTGA